The Flammeovirga kamogawensis genome includes a region encoding these proteins:
- a CDS encoding DUF4493 domain-containing protein, with translation MNIKSYSYILISAITLFLIGCNILQGETEIPSAKGSLALNMSGDDTLIPVSFLREKDAIDISSYRVEIRDENGVLVKFYEKYADVPEKIDLRKGIYTIKAASDAQHLSAGFECPYYEGTTTVEIKSGEVVEAKVICSLINMKVHISYSADFGTYFTAYEAVVSNGMNGGELTFSKDEARSAYFLPNLLTITLKVTAKDGITKFQKEFLISDVAAKDFHNIEFSPYIGVGDASLNIKIDDKMNEKDVVITGPSTLPPDALAIEGDGFDIDKEFEINKGETPVVKVNIEAPKLIKNLIVRIDSKKLTKDELLKVGLDDTFDLATVDPTSSLGANLKNLGFISDDPIQGKDRMVFNLSQFMPMLALFGTETHRFHIKVIDQDGVEIEKTLTIKINA, from the coding sequence ATGAATATAAAATCATATAGTTATATATTAATCTCAGCCATAACATTATTTTTAATTGGTTGTAATATTCTTCAAGGCGAAACAGAAATTCCTTCTGCAAAAGGGTCGTTAGCATTAAATATGTCTGGAGATGATACATTAATTCCTGTCTCATTTTTAAGAGAAAAAGATGCGATTGATATTTCTAGTTATCGAGTAGAAATTAGAGATGAGAATGGTGTACTTGTAAAGTTTTATGAGAAGTATGCAGACGTACCAGAAAAAATAGATTTACGTAAAGGAATTTATACAATTAAAGCTGCATCTGATGCTCAACACCTTTCGGCAGGGTTTGAATGTCCTTATTATGAAGGAACAACTACTGTTGAAATAAAATCTGGAGAAGTTGTAGAAGCAAAAGTTATCTGTTCGCTGATAAATATGAAAGTTCATATATCTTATTCGGCTGATTTTGGTACTTATTTTACTGCTTATGAAGCAGTAGTAAGTAACGGTATGAATGGAGGCGAACTTACTTTTTCTAAAGATGAAGCTAGAAGTGCTTACTTTTTACCAAATCTTTTAACAATCACTTTAAAAGTGACCGCTAAAGATGGTATAACAAAGTTTCAGAAAGAATTTCTAATTAGTGATGTTGCTGCCAAAGATTTCCATAATATAGAATTTAGCCCATACATTGGTGTTGGAGATGCATCTTTAAATATCAAAATTGATGATAAGATGAATGAAAAAGATGTAGTGATTACTGGTCCATCTACGTTACCTCCAGATGCTTTGGCTATAGAAGGGGATGGTTTTGATATTGATAAAGAATTTGAGATTAACAAAGGTGAAACTCCTGTAGTTAAAGTAAATATAGAAGCACCAAAATTAATTAAGAATTTAATTGTTAGGATTGACAGCAAGAAGTTAACAAAAGATGAATTACTAAAGGTAGGTTTAGATGATACTTTTGACTTGGCTACTGTAGATCCAACATCTTCATTGGGAGCTAATCTAAAAAATCTTGGTTTTATATCAGATGATCCCATTCAAGGGAAAGATAGAATGGTTTTTAACCTAAGTCAGTTTATGCCAATGTTGGCTTTATTTGGAACAGAAACACACCGCTTCCATATTAAAGTAATTGACCAAGATGGAGTTGAAATAGAAAAGACCTTGACAATCAAAATAAATGCATAA
- a CDS encoding DUF4493 domain-containing protein, whose protein sequence is MNQFILKYCLLSLIVLSFGCHKSEKEEVILKGDVSIVITKQSSLINVAAARTVDVSNYHVQIINSKNAVVKEYNNLSEVPASVTLNEGIYTIAVSSTKNQQEAIFDIPYYEGKEVVKVKANKHTDALITCKLIQTKVSVGFTEHVKSAFKKLNVTVSNKKGDLIFEKEEKRAGYFKLATDSTLTLLLSVENLKGNVYTRSLKLEHVKPSEYYHVVFDLEGSGGSSSLQIEVDERTTDKKWNFEMPVTAENIPVISSANFDFDNPPTFRVGDGTDAIIKVVTKSPLKSLIVHVKSNFLKLQGVPASFDIENMTPSVANVLTSLGVVITTVQDEKVIDFSELSKKLPVENNGLTKHELKVIATNSEDIGYEKEIVFNVIPLADVAATIAVDPWAKFAILSGSYAGGDASNLTFQYREKNGSWITINDNMNVVGNVYNYKLEGLNPATSYEFRAYRADDVTGVILPFTTESIIGIDFLDFKTWTSNGKYSLPGNNLSSTQWGSGDKGAAELAIPAYLNTIQPKPSLNAAEYARLESKSAPFGFKAAGSLFLGTVHGSGYKDVAINFGIPFTSRPTKFKFKYRYNPNQYDGKTDEFDAYVLLQVRQGGTRYRLGTAWLRSNTKETDWVEIELPIIYGDDPNFSGYMQPKSNFAENREQGFYAQTTAKPTDLIMVFSSSAHGADKKSAAVGTTFDVKDVEILY, encoded by the coding sequence ATGAATCAGTTTATTCTAAAATACTGTCTTCTTTCTTTGATTGTATTGTCATTTGGTTGTCATAAATCAGAGAAAGAAGAAGTAATACTAAAAGGTGATGTATCAATAGTTATCACGAAACAATCTTCTTTAATTAATGTAGCTGCAGCTAGAACGGTAGATGTTTCTAACTACCATGTTCAGATTATTAATAGCAAAAATGCAGTAGTTAAAGAGTATAATAATTTAAGTGAAGTTCCGGCTTCTGTAACTTTGAATGAAGGGATTTATACAATTGCAGTTTCTTCAACAAAGAATCAGCAAGAGGCAATTTTTGATATTCCATATTACGAAGGAAAAGAAGTTGTAAAGGTTAAAGCAAATAAACATACAGATGCTTTAATTACATGCAAGTTAATTCAGACCAAAGTTTCTGTTGGTTTTACTGAACATGTTAAAAGTGCATTTAAGAAATTGAATGTTACAGTAAGTAATAAGAAAGGAGACTTAATTTTTGAAAAGGAAGAAAAACGAGCTGGTTATTTTAAATTGGCTACTGATAGTACTTTAACACTTTTACTTTCTGTTGAAAATTTAAAAGGAAATGTATATACAAGATCTTTAAAATTAGAACATGTAAAACCTAGTGAATATTACCATGTAGTATTTGATTTAGAGGGAAGTGGAGGGTCATCTAGTTTACAAATTGAAGTAGATGAGAGAACTACTGATAAAAAATGGAATTTTGAAATGCCTGTAACAGCAGAAAATATTCCAGTAATATCAAGTGCTAATTTTGACTTTGATAACCCTCCAACATTTAGAGTAGGAGACGGAACTGATGCAATAATTAAAGTAGTAACCAAATCACCATTAAAATCTCTTATCGTTCATGTAAAGTCAAATTTTCTAAAGTTACAAGGGGTTCCTGCATCTTTTGATATTGAAAATATGACTCCTTCTGTAGCGAATGTATTAACAAGTTTAGGCGTTGTTATTACTACTGTTCAAGATGAGAAAGTGATTGATTTTTCTGAATTATCGAAGAAATTACCTGTTGAAAATAATGGGTTAACAAAGCATGAATTAAAAGTTATTGCTACAAATTCTGAAGATATTGGGTACGAAAAAGAAATCGTGTTTAATGTAATTCCTTTGGCAGATGTAGCTGCTACTATAGCTGTTGATCCTTGGGCCAAATTTGCCATATTATCTGGTTCTTATGCCGGTGGAGATGCAAGTAACCTTACGTTTCAATACAGGGAAAAGAATGGTAGTTGGATTACAATTAATGATAATATGAATGTTGTTGGTAATGTATACAACTATAAGTTAGAAGGTTTAAACCCTGCTACAAGTTACGAGTTTAGAGCATATAGAGCAGATGATGTAACTGGAGTAATTCTGCCTTTTACAACCGAATCTATTATTGGAATTGATTTCTTAGATTTTAAAACTTGGACATCAAATGGTAAGTATTCGTTACCTGGTAATAACTTATCATCAACTCAATGGGGTTCTGGAGATAAAGGGGCTGCCGAGTTAGCAATTCCTGCATATTTAAATACAATTCAGCCAAAGCCATCATTAAATGCAGCAGAATATGCACGTTTAGAATCAAAATCAGCTCCGTTTGGTTTTAAAGCTGCGGGTTCATTGTTCTTAGGCACAGTACATGGTAGTGGCTATAAAGATGTTGCAATTAATTTTGGTATTCCATTTACATCGCGACCAACAAAATTTAAATTCAAATACCGTTATAACCCCAATCAATATGATGGGAAGACCGATGAGTTTGATGCTTATGTATTGCTTCAAGTAAGGCAAGGAGGAACGCGTTACAGATTGGGAACGGCTTGGCTTCGTTCTAATACAAAAGAAACTGATTGGGTAGAAATTGAGCTTCCAATTATTTATGGTGATGACCCAAACTTTTCTGGATATATGCAGCCAAAATCTAATTTCGCTGAAAATCGTGAACAAGGTTTTTATGCACAGACCACTGCAAAACCAACTGACTTGATTATGGTTTTTTCTTCTTCAGCACATGGAGCAGATAAAAAGTCAGCAGCCGTTGGGACAACATTTGATGTTAAAGATGTAGAAATACTTTATTAG